Proteins encoded within one genomic window of Paenarthrobacter sp. JL.01a:
- a CDS encoding class I SAM-dependent methyltransferase, with protein MDDPDCDPLLLNRTYARFPVVNRLLSRWRRTYERRLRPLLAETGRATLLDIGSGSGDVARSLGRWARRDGFVLEVTAIDPDSRAHAFATGLNPVEGVSYRKAHSSELVAEGAAFDVVISNHILHHLDSGQFAGVLRDSELLAGRLVLHNDLARSNVSYLLFMAGFWPLGWGSYIVKDGLLSIRRSYTLPELRSVIPPGWRAERNGPWHNMLIHEHRGSGKQDRA; from the coding sequence ATGGACGACCCCGACTGTGACCCACTGCTGCTCAACAGGACATATGCTCGGTTTCCCGTGGTCAACAGGCTCCTTTCGCGATGGCGGCGGACCTATGAACGCCGCCTCCGTCCGCTCTTGGCCGAAACCGGGCGCGCGACATTGCTGGACATTGGAAGTGGCAGTGGTGACGTGGCCCGCAGCCTGGGCCGGTGGGCGCGGCGGGATGGCTTCGTGTTGGAAGTGACTGCGATAGATCCGGACTCCCGGGCCCATGCTTTTGCGACTGGCTTAAACCCCGTGGAGGGAGTGTCATACCGAAAGGCTCACAGCTCAGAGCTGGTTGCGGAAGGAGCGGCTTTCGACGTCGTAATTTCCAACCATATCCTTCACCACCTGGACTCAGGGCAGTTCGCTGGAGTCCTGCGCGATTCCGAATTGCTCGCCGGGCGTCTAGTTCTTCACAATGACTTGGCACGGAGCAACGTCTCCTACCTTCTGTTCATGGCGGGCTTCTGGCCCTTGGGGTGGGGTTCCTACATTGTGAAAGACGGCCTGCTGTCCATCAGGCGCAGTTACACATTGCCGGAACTAAGATCCGTCATACCGCCCGGCTGGCGGGCTGAGCGAAACGGCCCTTGGCACAACATGCTCATCCACGAGCACCGCGGATCGGGGAAGCAGGATCGTGCTTGA
- a CDS encoding type III polyketide synthase: MPVYMRSLETAVPPTILVQQQAREVFASQPGLTRLGTRLVTTCFDSAAIDTRFTAVEELSLDAHPENPKFFDPRTNKVLSPSTKVRNEIFATEATKLFIEAGKTAVAHAQGVDLDDITHVITVSCTGFFNPGPDYKVVRALGLNPAVQRYHLGFMGCYAAFPAMKAAKQFCVADPAAVVLVICVELCSLHVRTSNDPDTIMGSAIFGDGAAAAIITAKEPEGDEPVIRLDHFETVLTPVGEEAMAWNIGDEGFEMVLGSYVPHIIEEHITGALEPLLAKEPELAGVPYRDIAHWAIHPGGRSILDKVESKLELTQEQLVPARETLREFGNMSSATVLFVLKYMLGQAASEREERICSMAFGPGLTVETGLFTLVSPAL, translated from the coding sequence ATGCCGGTATACATGAGGTCCCTCGAAACCGCCGTTCCGCCAACCATCCTTGTCCAGCAGCAAGCCCGTGAGGTTTTCGCCTCCCAACCTGGGTTGACGCGCCTGGGAACCCGGCTCGTCACGACGTGTTTTGATTCGGCCGCCATCGATACGCGCTTCACGGCCGTGGAAGAGCTGAGCCTCGACGCGCATCCTGAAAACCCGAAGTTCTTCGACCCACGCACCAACAAGGTCTTGAGCCCGAGCACCAAAGTCCGCAACGAAATTTTTGCCACCGAAGCCACCAAACTGTTCATCGAGGCTGGCAAAACAGCGGTGGCCCATGCTCAAGGCGTGGATCTTGATGACATCACGCATGTGATCACGGTGTCCTGTACGGGATTCTTCAATCCCGGTCCCGACTACAAGGTGGTCAGGGCCTTGGGCCTGAATCCGGCGGTGCAGCGTTACCACCTTGGGTTCATGGGCTGTTATGCGGCCTTCCCGGCCATGAAAGCTGCAAAGCAGTTCTGCGTGGCGGATCCTGCAGCGGTGGTCCTGGTGATTTGTGTGGAACTTTGTTCCCTCCACGTCAGGACATCCAATGATCCGGACACCATCATGGGCTCCGCCATTTTCGGAGACGGCGCGGCCGCGGCAATCATCACCGCCAAGGAACCCGAGGGTGACGAACCGGTGATTCGCCTGGATCACTTCGAAACAGTGCTGACGCCGGTTGGCGAGGAAGCCATGGCATGGAACATCGGCGACGAGGGATTTGAAATGGTCCTCGGCTCTTACGTGCCGCACATTATCGAGGAACACATCACAGGTGCATTGGAGCCCCTGCTGGCCAAGGAGCCCGAGCTCGCAGGCGTGCCCTACCGGGACATCGCCCACTGGGCCATCCATCCCGGCGGACGGAGCATCCTGGACAAGGTTGAGTCAAAGCTGGAACTGACCCAGGAGCAGCTGGTACCGGCCAGGGAGACGCTGCGGGAATTCGGCAACATGAGCAGTGCCACGGTCCTGTTCGTCCTGAAGTACATGCTGGGACAGGCCGCCAGTGAACGGGAAGAGCGGATCTGCTCCATGGCCTTCGGCCCCGGCCTCACGGTGGAGACCGGCCTTTTCACCCTGGTCTCCCCCGCTCTGTGA
- a CDS encoding excinuclease ABC subunit UvrA, which translates to MTIAAGSDTQSPALHVADTHDLIRVQGARENNLKNVSIEIPKRRLTVFTGVSGSGKSSLVFATIAAESQRMINETYSAFVQGFMPSLSRPDVDVLEGLTTAIIVDQERMGSNPRSTVGTATDANAMLRILFSRLGQPHIGSPNAYSFNVPTVKASGAITVERGEGKTKTEKATFNRLGGMCSRCEGMGSVSDFDLTALYDDSKSLSEGALTIPGYSMDGWYGRIFSGTGYFNMDKPIAKFTKKELHDLLYREPTKVKVEGINLTYEGVIPKIQKSMLSKDVDALQPHVRAFVERAITFTTCPECEGTRLSPEARSSKIKGKSIADVCTMQISDLTDWIRQLDEPSVAPLLKGLQHLLDSFADIGLGYLSLDRPAGTLSGGEAQRTKMIRHLGSSLTDITYVFDEPTIGLHPHDIERMNQLLLQLRDKGNTVLVVEHKPETIAIADHIIDLGPGAGSGGGAVCFEGDLDGLRGSGTITGRHLDDRASLKTQVRTATGQLEVRGAATNNLKNVDVDIPLGVLCVLTGVAGSGKSSLVHGSVAKRDGVLVIDQGAIRGSRRSNPATYTGLLEPIRKAFAKENGVKPALFSSNSEGACPTCNGAGIIYTDLGVMATVESTCEECEGKRFQASVLEYKLGGRNIAEVLAMSVNEAEVFFSDGDARTPAAHKILDRLADVGLGYLTLGQPLTTLSGGERQRLKLATQMSEKGEIYILDEPTTGLHLADVQNLLGMLDRLVESGKSVIVIEHHQAVMAHADWIIDLGPGAGHDGGKIVFAGTPAELVAGKATLTGKHLAAYVGA; encoded by the coding sequence ATGACTATTGCTGCCGGTTCGGATACACAATCTCCTGCGCTGCACGTTGCCGATACCCACGACCTCATCCGGGTTCAGGGCGCACGTGAGAACAACCTCAAAAACGTCAGCATCGAAATCCCGAAACGTCGGCTCACCGTGTTCACTGGGGTGTCGGGGTCCGGCAAGAGTTCGCTTGTTTTTGCCACCATTGCAGCCGAGTCGCAGCGGATGATCAACGAGACCTACAGCGCCTTTGTCCAAGGATTCATGCCGTCCCTGTCACGGCCCGACGTGGACGTGCTGGAAGGACTCACGACGGCGATCATCGTCGACCAGGAGCGGATGGGTTCCAACCCCCGCTCGACGGTAGGGACCGCCACGGACGCAAACGCCATGCTTCGTATTCTGTTCAGCCGCCTCGGCCAGCCACACATTGGGTCCCCGAACGCTTATTCCTTCAATGTCCCCACGGTGAAGGCCAGCGGAGCAATCACCGTGGAGCGCGGCGAGGGGAAGACCAAGACCGAGAAGGCCACCTTCAACCGGCTGGGTGGGATGTGCTCGCGCTGCGAAGGCATGGGATCAGTCAGCGACTTCGATCTGACTGCGCTTTACGATGACAGCAAATCGCTCAGCGAAGGCGCCCTTACCATCCCCGGCTACAGCATGGACGGCTGGTACGGACGCATCTTCAGCGGCACCGGCTACTTCAACATGGACAAGCCGATCGCCAAGTTCACCAAGAAGGAACTCCACGATCTCCTCTACCGGGAGCCCACCAAGGTCAAGGTGGAGGGAATCAACCTGACCTACGAGGGCGTCATTCCCAAGATCCAGAAATCGATGCTTTCCAAAGACGTCGATGCCTTGCAACCCCACGTCCGGGCTTTTGTTGAGCGGGCGATCACGTTCACCACGTGTCCCGAGTGTGAGGGCACCAGGCTGAGTCCGGAGGCCCGGTCTTCCAAGATCAAGGGCAAGAGCATTGCCGATGTCTGCACCATGCAGATCAGCGACCTCACCGATTGGATCCGCCAACTGGATGAGCCCTCAGTGGCACCGCTGCTCAAGGGCCTCCAGCATCTTCTGGACTCCTTTGCCGACATTGGCCTGGGCTACCTGTCTCTCGACCGACCTGCGGGGACGCTGTCCGGGGGAGAGGCCCAGCGCACCAAGATGATCCGCCATCTCGGCTCGTCCTTGACCGACATCACCTATGTGTTCGACGAACCTACCATCGGGCTGCACCCGCACGACATCGAGCGCATGAACCAGCTGCTGCTCCAGCTGCGGGACAAAGGAAACACCGTTCTTGTGGTCGAGCACAAGCCGGAAACCATCGCCATCGCGGACCACATCATCGACCTCGGCCCGGGCGCTGGAAGCGGTGGCGGCGCAGTCTGCTTCGAAGGGGACCTGGACGGACTGCGGGGGAGCGGCACCATCACCGGGCGCCACCTTGATGACCGTGCGTCACTCAAGACCCAGGTCCGGACAGCGACCGGTCAGTTGGAAGTGCGGGGCGCCGCCACCAATAACCTTAAGAATGTGGATGTGGACATTCCCTTGGGCGTTCTGTGCGTCCTGACCGGCGTTGCCGGCTCCGGGAAGAGCTCACTGGTTCACGGTTCAGTCGCCAAACGTGATGGCGTGCTGGTGATTGACCAAGGTGCCATCCGGGGTTCCCGCAGGAGCAACCCTGCCACCTACACCGGTCTTCTCGAGCCGATCCGGAAGGCATTCGCCAAGGAAAACGGCGTGAAGCCGGCACTCTTCAGTTCGAACTCCGAAGGCGCGTGCCCCACCTGCAACGGTGCGGGCATTATCTACACGGATCTGGGCGTCATGGCCACCGTGGAATCCACCTGCGAAGAATGCGAGGGAAAGCGCTTTCAGGCATCGGTTCTTGAATACAAGCTGGGTGGGCGCAATATTGCAGAAGTGCTTGCAATGTCTGTGAACGAAGCTGAGGTTTTCTTCAGCGACGGCGACGCGCGCACGCCTGCCGCCCACAAAATCCTGGACCGCCTCGCCGACGTCGGACTCGGCTATCTGACACTGGGCCAGCCGTTGACCACGTTGTCCGGTGGTGAGCGGCAACGGCTGAAGCTTGCCACGCAAATGTCGGAGAAGGGCGAGATCTACATCCTGGACGAGCCCACAACGGGCCTGCACCTGGCTGACGTCCAGAACCTGCTGGGCATGCTGGATCGTCTGGTCGAGTCCGGAAAGTCGGTCATTGTGATCGAGCACCATCAGGCGGTCATGGCTCACGCCGACTGGATCATCGACCTCGGACCCGGCGCCGGGCACGACGGCGGCAAGATAGTTTTCGCTGGAACTCCGGCCGAGCTGGTGGCAGGCAAAGCGACACTGACCGGCAAGCATCTGGCTGCCTATGTCGGGGCTTGA
- a CDS encoding tyrosine-type recombinase/integrase has product MPGRVDTLPACRKCSGVHLNVDCISCGKEDELHSGNRCWSCILALTVDRILSTPDNRPPSPELRAVGTALKSMKRANSGLTWIQQPHVTEFLQQLATEPAITHARLDQLPASRTREYVRGLMVEHNALPRRDELSAKFSDWAEQALDRITSPSHRDITRRYIRWHHQRRMNQMDEVTRGTFLRAKQAVTVAIDLQNWLSEQGIELAEVNQAHLDRWQAEGPTTRGIASRFLDWAIRTNLIDPSLKLQPHRRGTSPRLDAAAQTELVTNLSRTADMNPRDRAAAILILVFGQQVSDIAKLTWDNVTVTEELVTITLGTVKIALTPPLDEPWRELAATPTHHQTAAHPKSNWVFRGGSPGQHIQASTLTQRLSTAFSSRAARLGTLHELTKLAPVAIIAEALGYSPATIDRHAIDSSANYAQYINSLSTTKGHVHRPSARSDQKSTR; this is encoded by the coding sequence TTGCCCGGCCGCGTCGACACCCTGCCGGCCTGCCGGAAATGCTCCGGCGTCCACCTCAACGTCGACTGCATCTCATGCGGCAAAGAAGACGAACTACACTCAGGCAACCGATGCTGGTCATGCATCCTTGCCCTGACCGTTGACCGGATCCTCAGCACGCCGGACAACCGGCCGCCCTCCCCCGAACTCCGGGCAGTTGGAACCGCTCTGAAGTCCATGAAACGCGCCAACAGCGGACTCACCTGGATCCAGCAACCACACGTCACCGAATTCCTCCAACAACTCGCCACCGAGCCTGCGATTACCCACGCCCGCCTCGACCAACTCCCGGCATCACGCACCCGCGAATACGTCCGCGGACTCATGGTCGAACACAATGCACTGCCGCGACGAGATGAACTCAGTGCAAAGTTTAGCGACTGGGCCGAGCAGGCCCTCGACCGGATCACCAGCCCCAGCCACCGCGACATCACCCGCCGATACATCCGCTGGCACCACCAGCGCCGCATGAATCAGATGGACGAAGTCACCCGAGGAACGTTCCTGCGGGCCAAACAAGCAGTCACCGTCGCCATCGACCTGCAGAACTGGCTCAGCGAACAAGGCATCGAACTCGCCGAAGTGAACCAGGCACACCTGGACCGATGGCAGGCAGAAGGCCCCACGACGCGAGGCATCGCATCACGATTCCTCGACTGGGCAATCAGGACCAACCTCATCGATCCCTCCCTGAAACTGCAGCCCCACCGCCGCGGCACCAGCCCGCGGCTCGACGCCGCCGCCCAGACTGAACTCGTCACCAATCTCAGCCGCACTGCCGACATGAACCCGAGAGACCGCGCAGCAGCCATTCTCATCCTGGTCTTCGGCCAGCAAGTCTCGGACATCGCCAAACTGACCTGGGACAACGTCACCGTGACAGAGGAACTCGTCACCATTACCCTCGGAACCGTCAAAATCGCACTTACGCCACCGCTCGACGAGCCCTGGCGCGAACTCGCAGCCACCCCAACCCATCACCAAACAGCAGCGCACCCCAAAAGCAACTGGGTATTCCGCGGCGGCTCACCCGGCCAGCACATCCAAGCCTCAACCCTCACCCAACGACTGAGCACGGCCTTCAGCAGTCGCGCAGCCAGGCTCGGAACCCTCCACGAACTCACCAAACTCGCCCCCGTGGCCATCATCGCCGAAGCCCTCGGCTACTCCCCGGCCACAATCGACCGCCACGCCATCGATTCGTCAGCCAACTACGCCCAATACATAAATTCGCTCAGCACGACCAAAGGTCATGTCCACCGGCCGTCTGCCAGATCAGACCAAAAGTCAACGCGGTGA
- a CDS encoding helix-turn-helix domain-containing protein: MAEQRRIGYRWNLRQLMAQRNLWKTTELLPLLKARGINLSNAQVHRLVTGTPERIPAQTFAALCDILECTPNDLFEPFVQMRAAKTANAPKRPEDLGITPGAPIARRIRVLPPDEDD, translated from the coding sequence ATGGCTGAACAGCGACGGATCGGCTACCGCTGGAACCTCCGGCAGCTCATGGCCCAACGAAACCTCTGGAAAACCACCGAGCTGCTCCCCCTGCTCAAGGCCCGGGGCATCAACCTCTCCAACGCCCAGGTCCACCGGCTCGTCACTGGAACACCCGAGCGCATTCCCGCCCAGACCTTCGCCGCCCTCTGCGACATCCTCGAGTGCACGCCCAACGACCTGTTCGAGCCCTTCGTGCAGATGCGCGCCGCCAAGACCGCGAACGCCCCAAAGCGGCCAGAAGACCTGGGCATCACTCCCGGTGCGCCAATTGCCCGCCGGATCCGGGTTCTGCCACCGGACGAAGATGACTAG
- a CDS encoding tyrosine-type recombinase/integrase, with amino-acid sequence MSIEPGRIPAFLTNVNVGLLRAEDRVFEAMLDGWRAQMLARGLSTSYIKSSCGTVQRFQEHANEYPWTWTAHHVDEFLADRRSSEKGLALSTLRANSGAIRAFCSYLTDGRYGWASFCERVFSDIPVQVVFEWNSPRHTTDDAVPARRRAFTRTELQTFFDAADDLVDTEFAKGSKRWLPALRDSTAFKVAYAYGLRRRELVMLEYVDFGPNPHVEQFGRFGALQVRWAKGTKGSGPRRRTVLTVPEFDWVVGLLEYWLSPDGRKRFPTADRSASLWPSERSGSTVYRNFDRSFQRVRKIAGLPEELTLHTLRHSYVTHLIEAGYDPLFIQQQVGHNYSSTTALYTSVSADFKQKTIQKMIAQRLRTGDGEGNSHG; translated from the coding sequence GTGAGTATTGAACCTGGGCGGATTCCGGCCTTTCTGACCAACGTCAATGTCGGGCTGCTGCGTGCCGAGGATCGTGTTTTCGAGGCGATGTTGGATGGCTGGCGTGCGCAGATGCTGGCGCGCGGCCTGTCGACGTCGTACATCAAAAGCTCGTGCGGGACAGTCCAGCGGTTCCAGGAGCACGCCAATGAGTATCCGTGGACGTGGACGGCCCATCATGTGGACGAGTTCCTGGCGGACCGGCGCAGCTCAGAGAAGGGTCTGGCGCTGTCGACGCTGAGGGCTAATTCCGGGGCTATCAGGGCGTTTTGCTCCTACCTGACGGACGGGCGTTACGGCTGGGCGTCGTTCTGCGAACGGGTCTTTTCAGACATTCCGGTGCAGGTGGTCTTCGAGTGGAACTCACCCCGTCATACGACCGATGATGCCGTGCCGGCGCGGCGCCGGGCCTTCACTCGGACCGAACTGCAGACCTTCTTTGACGCCGCAGATGACCTGGTCGACACCGAGTTCGCCAAGGGTTCAAAGCGTTGGCTGCCGGCGCTGAGGGACTCGACGGCGTTCAAGGTCGCTTACGCCTACGGGCTGCGCCGGCGTGAACTGGTGATGCTCGAGTACGTCGATTTCGGCCCGAACCCGCACGTCGAGCAGTTCGGCCGTTTCGGGGCGCTCCAGGTGCGCTGGGCCAAGGGAACCAAGGGCTCAGGGCCCCGGCGCCGGACCGTGCTCACCGTCCCGGAATTCGACTGGGTGGTGGGGCTCCTCGAGTACTGGCTCTCCCCTGACGGCCGCAAGCGATTCCCGACCGCTGACCGGTCCGCCAGTCTCTGGCCGTCGGAGCGCTCAGGCTCGACTGTTTACCGCAACTTCGACCGTTCTTTCCAGCGGGTGCGGAAGATCGCCGGGCTCCCGGAAGAACTGACCCTGCACACGCTGAGGCACTCCTACGTGACGCACCTGATTGAAGCCGGTTACGACCCGCTGTTTATCCAGCAGCAAGTCGGACACAACTACTCCTCCACCACGGCCCTCTATACTTCCGTGTCGGCGGACTTCAAACAGAAGACCATCCAGAAAATGATCGCCCAGCGGCTACGCACGGGCGACGGCGAGGGGAACAGCCATGGCTGA